tttgttttttttcttctttgtttttgtcaAAAATGAGCCCCTCCTTTTTTACTTCTAACATCAATCTCATCAAAGGAGTTGTTGTAGTGGTTCTTATGAAATGGTTACAACTTACAAAAGAGCGTGACTCCTTTGATAGACCTAATCGGATTTTCaatagagatagagatagacGTAGGAGACTCAATCTCATCCTGGAGTTGCATataaatccccccccccccccccgccctcACAAAATAGATAGTTGAATTAGAAGAATGCGTGCCACAAATCATCTAAGAGCATGTGACCAACTATCTGGAATTTTGAGTCGAGAGAGTTTCTAGTTGTCTATCCAAAAAATGTGTCATGAGGATGTTCgtaattttctattaaaaaatgtatCATTGATTTATAGATGAGCCATGCAAATAAGAGTAGCAGCAATCACTATAGCATCCATGCATTAAAGGGACACAGACTTAGCAGCTTAGCTCAAAAGTCTTGGGGGGATAAATGTTTTAAAGCCCTTTCCAATCAATATATACTAACCAAAGCAATTACTCAATATCATGTAAAGAGACCATCAGCTAGGAGATAGAATTACCTGACCAACACTAGGGCCATCTGACAACATTTTTATCATCTCTAAATCTTGCTTGCAGAAAATGGCCATGTTTCCTGTCATTATACTTAGTGAAGGGAACCATTTCTGAGTCATCCACCAGTAAAAAAGCCAAGGAGTATAATGCGCAACTCGAAATGACCACTGGTCTTGCGCGAGAAGTCTTTTGAAGCCTTGTTTTGATACACTAGGAGGAAGACAAGGCCACCAGTAATTGACCATTGGAACCACTAAGGAAGCCCCAGACAACCTGTAAATTACATTTGGCACAAAATTAAGACAAAGTAATTCAATAAAACTAAATTGACTGAAAACATCTTAAATTATCATGCCTATGTGGGATGTATTTTAGGCAACTCCAAATTGGATATGCTCCCATGGATACTccaatcaaataaaacttagaACCAATATTTAACTTGTCAGCTAGTTCTTGAATATCAAATGCTTCACTCTTGACTGATCGTTTTGGATTTGGATCACTCTCTCCATAACCTGCTCGGTCGAATAACAAGAAATATATCCGTAGCTCCTCTATAAGTTCCTGCAAATAAAAATGCAGATTTAACAATTATAAACAGAGATACACAAATCAAACATATAACTGATTGTAAATCCCCATTATTCCATCTAATGaacttttattaatatttccTGTTTGTTATATTGGCAACAACATGAAAGACATTGTTATTTCAAGAGGACTACTACTAAATGGCTAAAGTTTTACAGTAATCCAATTTTAAAACAACAATAGGGATGCCTTTCTGTCTCTGGAAAAAAGACTAAGTgggggaaagaaaaaaaaaagagtatttACTTGGCTTGCTGGTTGAGGATATTGAACTTAGTTTATCAACTTGACCAACCGGGAGTGGATAAGTTTCTTGTTAAACGAACATGTATGTAGAAATTCAAAATAGATTTTGTTCATACTTGAGAGACAGGTAAATCTAAGTCTTTGGAGCTATCAAAGCCATGAATGATAATGATCTTGTACTTAGCCTCTTCCATTGGGACACCTTTCTCTTTGTAGGCCAAATGCCTGCCATCGCTGAGCTGCACTCTAGGAGAAGTAACAGGAGGACCACCCTGTGATCCACAAATTTTAGGAGGGGGAGGCTTCATTGCCAGATATGCCCAGCCAACAAGACCCCCAATTACTGCCGCAGTCACTCTTATAATCATTACTGGGACAGCAAGACAAGAAAACATCACCAACAAGAAGGGGGCAAAAAGCCAATACGAAAGGATTTGATCAATTATATTTGAAGCTTGAACATACTAACCTCAGCACTGGCAAAATGCGGGCAGGAAATGGCAGAGAGGACCTGAGAGAGTGGGACACTATTAGGAAAGTTCTCATTCTGGACAACCAGATGGTGACATGACATCACAAGTAAAATACTAGCACCTTGCAACGTAAATCATTTAAGCAATGGTTCtgctttttctttcatttcatttcatttttttctcaactTGTAACTAGACACCTGGTTTAGATATCCGTTGCCACATACTAGACCAGCACAGGGAAAATTTCCAAAGGACAAATAGgtgcataaaatattatatttcaaagTTAAAGTACCACTACCTGAATTCTTTCTTGTCTAATTATTATATTGACAATAAGAAGCACGTTACTTCATTTTAGATCTAAGAACTCATTGCAATGAATATGCTTTGGGAGAACTGTTTTTGCAGTTTGCATACGAAGTTGTCCttgatttttgaagaaaatttttTAAGGTAGTCAAAATAGCTGCTAGGATGAACCAATGAAGATTGCCCTTCAACCAATGGAAAACTGTGGTTACTTGATAGCCCACTCAATTCAAATGGAAGCTTAGTTGTTGAACAGACtacaaagaaatagaattagtagAAAGTCAGAAGTGTCATTGGTGCAATACATTGTTTAGTTAGTGGCacgcattttttaattttcttaggATTGATTATGCACTGACTCCAACAAAGATTATTTAATTAGTGATATACAGATCTGTGAGTGAAACAGCTGCAATGAAATGTTTATGCTTTCTCAGTTTCAATCATAGAAACTCTCTAATTTTGTGACTGATAGGTACCAGAACTTTTGCAATCATGCCCAAAACTCACTTGAGGTAAATAGTAAAATGCATAACATGTATATTCTATTCTAAACATCAACTCCATTAGAGCTTCATGCAATGAAGAGCTCTAGATTTTCAGAATGCTAAGAACTGAAGATAATTACAAGATAGGGATTTCCCCAAAAGTGATGAAAAGGATgactaataaataataaagcACTGAGTAGTTGCTGATGTCTCATTACAAAAGGGAATATGCgcaattataatatatacattttctCATAATGTGAAGAAAGAAACTCCATATGACAAAGCCAAGTTTAAAGAAAAATGCTTAAGCATAAAGGGGAAAGAGTAATAAACACGGTTGGGAATTTGGAATCAGGAATATAGCAAAGTTAGATTAGCATGGAAATTACTAACCGTTTGTGGTATCCTAGATCGACATCAATGTTGTGAGGGGGTTAATGATGGTGTAGCAGCATAAATCTAGCAATGTGAAATGGAGAACTACTTCTGAATGCAGCAAGAAGGTCACACCAGTTGAGTTAAAAGAATCATGCCCTTAAATGACCAGAAGATTAAAACACAGAAATGAGTTAAGGAATCAATCTCCAGTGATTAGgaaacttaatgattaaatgattattaataGGAGATGATTTAGACAGGGAGGAGTACAGAGTACCGGTACGATGAAGCATAAAACCAGAGATAAATCCATGAATGAGGAATAAAACTAAgcaccaaaaacaaaatatgttcTTTACTGCAACAGGTGAGGATTGATACGGCTCCTTTTGAGGATTGAAGGGACAACCAAAAAGGATACAGATCAAAGCTATAATAAGACACAAGAGGCCTTTGTGATAAGGAATCATCCATCCTTGAATCTAAGTAGTTCAACAGATAAACCATGAGATAAGGAACCTAATAAAGCCAATAAAGTGGTATGAGAATCCTCTTCAGAATCTGAAGTTGACCATTGCGAAAACAGCAGTAATCATTGTTCCGGATTGAGACATAATTTTTATTGCCAAGCTTTTTGGCAAGACTGTAAATTTAAGAAACAAGGAAACAATAAgagaaaatcaaatttcttttctCGTCTGGTTCCAAGGTGGAAATGGATAGGAAAGAAAAcgaatggaaaaaaattaaaagaaaattattttccttcattcttcctttttcttagCTTATTCTCCATTATccatttgaaatcaaataagttttctctacttctttgaaaaaaaaaaaaaagagttccCATTTTCTTTGCATATCCAACAGGTGAAAGCTTCAGTTTCCCTAATAATTTTTTCTCCCAATcactttttctttaattccaAACCGTAGGTAAAGAAAAGTTATTCTCAGACATCGGGCCTTTTCGAATTCCACGAAGACAAGCCGCAAACCATAGAATTTATGGTCAAGATGGCAATTTCTCAAGCAATTTACTTACCACGCCCCCACACCCACACCaacaccaccccccccccccccctcccccccccccccaaaaaaaaagagagagagagaaaatgccAGGcacttaaatttatatatgaacTTTTCTGGGCATACGCCCAATTAAACGACTAAACAGTCACCAAATCAAATCTACCTGCAGCTTGATTGCTTACCATCAAATTAGAGAGACAAGTGATACATCCAAACATATAATCACTAAAGAGTTGGGTAAAACAGAGTGAGAAAATCCCTCGATAATAATCAATCAAGACAACTCGCAACCTGCAGACAAACTCAAATAAAGAACCCAGAAAGACAAGAACAGAAAGAGTAGAAGAAACCCACTTGGAGAGTGTCTGAGCGAGCAGCTGATATCTTCTGCGTTTCTCCTACACATGGAGTAGCACCGAAGATCATTCTTATGGCGGAAGAAGCATATGATTGGTGGCCGGACGGAAGTGCACTCAGCGGGGCACACATGGACATGTCTCTCCTGACTTTTCGAAAACGACAACGAAAACTACATTAtttgtattgaatttttataaaagttaCAATCTTAACACCGAAAATATGCCGTCGAGATCCGCCGTCTCGCCTCCTTTACGTCCAtctaataaaaatcaaaatttacaaataatatattatgaatTTGATCATTTATTTTGTGTAACGaggtaaaatttatatttataatttattttttcttgttaaaaTTGAGAGCACGAGCAATAGGAGATTGTGCAAGaacaataatcataaaaatcagtcatattattaatatatattattaaataataattattttaaaaaattataaaattaaacaaaataaaatataaaattaaaaattaaaaaataatatatatgatcaacatatataattttataattttttaaaataattactatttaataatatatattatttaagtgaTGTgactaatttttattaaatgtgACTGATTTTTCTTACTTAAGGGAGgaggaataattttttaagaatattttagggttatttttgtaatataaaaaaaataagaaatataaatgATTTCATCTTTGTTATTTGGATAATCATGTTAGATACAAAAgtaacttgtatttatatttatttgaatgactaatgaaatttatatttatatttgattaaataattattttttatattaaaattatatttatagaaagactcctaattttttttttaatttacgcatttttgtttttttatttttttgaaaaatatttttttatttttattttatattatatctatCGACGTTTTGAAATGGTCGACCAAGATTTGTATGCCTGTATTGATCCAGTAATCACGAATAAAAGGAGAAGAGAACAATAACTTTATCAACAAACAATACGCAAGAGTTTTTTATGTGATTCAGTCAAAATGATACCTAATTCACGACTATTTTCTGATTATTTTTGTAGAGTAATAGaatgtattttttatcatcTATGTACAATAACTTTtaatctcttatttatagtgtgggatATTGGCAATTTACACAAAGTTTAAAGTAGTGGGGTTATATTGTGAGGCACAATATGTCATTATCTCCATAAAAATAGGGAGTAAAAGTTCTGCACCATGTGGAGACTGGTTTTCCACGGATAATGACAGATAGACATCAAATCCGGTTATTCTGTTTCGTGGTCTTCTTTGCGAGCTGATCGGGTTGACCAGCGAGTTAGAGCCCTCGCCAGGAGCTCGTTTGCTATCGTAATCAGAGTTCGCGCTTTAGTAATTATGCGATCTCACAGAGATAGCTTTGGCCTTGGGTCCATTGGACTTGGAGAGGTTGGGCCTTAACATCAAACCGTTTCCAGCTCACTATAGTCTCGTCAATAGCCTAAGGCAGTTCAAAAAATGCCCGTAacaatatctctctctctctatatatatatttttgtgcaACCGACACCCATATTTACCATCTATAGAAACCAAAACtaacttttttataattactaaaaaaatttcGGATTATATAATTGATATCACTCaccttttataaaattaacattttttatagtgattttaaaaacaatgtcatagaatatttatataaaagttCAAAACTTTATGAGAATAATGTAATAATGATAGTtttaatgtaataataatattttgtaccaaaaattagtaatagttttaaaatattacaaaaaaaaatattagtttagaTCTTAAGTACAAGAATTATGAATAAGTCCATTATTTGGCACAACAATCTTACGGACAACATAATATTTATCTGATACAAACAAATTGAGATGGGAGCGTGGGCTCCATGAAGGTGAGACCTACACACTCACCCCTACAAGCCCGCATCGGACAACATAATACCCTTGAACATTCTTATACgtttttaatataacaaatgATTGGATAAACTTCATCGGccaaataattgaattagatGTAATCATCTAATTGTGAATTAAATAAAGTGTAATTCATTGGCTCATGGTGGGGCCAAGTTATCATTGCTATCAGTCTTATGAGTTGGCTTCTTGACAAGGATCCTCTTGATGAGGATCTCACATAGACATACAACAAGAAGTATTTAAACACTTATCTTTGATGCTCAAGTCAAAGTCTTTTATAAGCCAAACACAATTCAAAGTCATTGGGTGTTGCATGTGGGAAGATGGTTTTTGCTAACACTagtgtttttttctttcttttgaggtTGATTTAGGACACTTgggatccttttttttttagttataacCTAATAATTCATAGGATACCTACTTATGTTGCTTGGATCAATGGTAAACTAATCAAACTCTTGGGTTCCAATTCTACCCAGAGATTCGAGAATGGGTAATTGAAATTTATGggttatttttttcatgttccagttttaatttttgaattttgaattcatttttaattatgtattttgagtttttattttgaaattgataaaaatgcgttctttttgtttgtaacgttttttgtattttaaaaattttaagcgtatttgtgatgaaaacagataaaataactttttattattttgagtttttcttatgaattttttttcttatttttgaaaatatatttttaaaaatatgaaaataaatacttttttaCTGTttcataaaattacaaattgaaAACTATATAAAAACAGCAAAAGAATAAGGTCTTAGTGGTAGGgaggttattttattttaagaatggGCCACAAGGAAGGATCCATAGAAAATATTGCGATGGACAGTTGCTACATTCCTTTAAGGTCCAATCTTAGTTTACTTGGATAGGCCTTGTTAGGCATACACCCGGCCCATATCTATGAATCTGGCCCATTGAGCATTGGACCGACTCGAATTTGACCAAATCGACTCATTGGACATGACCCATAAATAAGGATCCTACCGATGATGATGCATGGTGAATTGGTGATAATGTTCTGACATCATTATTACACATTTATACAGGTCAAAAAGTATATTCATGTCTCCTgaacttttgtattttttttttaagaaattttaaatttttcgtaattttaaatataccctaaatttagataaaaaacaTACTGATGaccttaaattttttgtgatttcgAATATATTctaaattatacaaaatcactcatttaaacACCTGATCAGTAAGTGATACACACGCACACTAACGTGACAATTTTTTTACATCTCCTCaacttcctctctctctagctgAATTTCTTCTCTTTCCAACGTCTCTTTTAATTGGATTACGTAGACTAGTTAGGTTAGACGAGTCACTAACATACTTGAGTCAATTATCACCCCATTTAATGGAGGGATTGAAGATGAGAC
This genomic stretch from Diospyros lotus cultivar Yz01 chromosome 1, ASM1463336v1, whole genome shotgun sequence harbors:
- the LOC127806236 gene encoding uncharacterized protein LOC127806236 isoform X2; this translates as MIIRVTAAVIGGLVGWAYLAMKPPPPKICGSQGGPPVTSPRVQLSDGRHLAYKEKGVPMEEAKYKIIIIHGFDSSKDLDLPVSQELIEELRIYFLLFDRAGYGESDPNPKRSVKSEAFDIQELADKLNIGSKFYLIGVSMGAYPIWSCLKYIPHRLSGASLVVPMVNYWWPCLPPSVSKQGFKRLLAQDQWSFRVAHYTPWLFYWWMTQKWFPSLSIMTGNMAIFCKQDLEMIKMLSDGPSVGQFVIGAMASKKDSYKIEKFDGSNFRFCKMQMKDYLYQQDLYLPLDEKPRTIKDEEWKVSNRKALGAVHPSLMRSNAFNVKDQYTIAGLIKLSPICTRNLLQPTRKRYGNKVFTSRCIETFWLAMANGNLTPWT
- the LOC127806236 gene encoding uncharacterized protein LOC127806236 isoform X3 gives rise to the protein MCRRNAEDISCSLRHSPIMIIRVTAAVIGGLVGWAYLAMKPPPPKICGSQGGPPVTSPRVQLSDGRHLAYKEKGVPMEEAKYKIIIIHGFDSSKDLDLPVSQELIEELRIYFLLFDRAGYGESDPNPKRSVKSEAFDIQELADKLNIGSKFYLIGVSMGAYPIWSCLKYIPHRLSGASLVVPMVNYWWPCLPPSVSKQGFKRLLAQDQWSFRVAHYTPWLFYWWMTQKWFPSLSIMTGNMAIFCKQDLEMIKMLSDGPSVGQEKVRQQGVHESLYRDILAGYGEWEFDPLDIANPFPENEGSVHIWQGHEDKIIPFQINRHIAKELPWICYHEVPDAGHLLIYDGNLCTTIFRELVLG
- the LOC127806236 gene encoding uncharacterized protein LOC127806236 isoform X1, which translates into the protein MCRRNAEDISCSLRHSPIMIIRVTAAVIGGLVGWAYLAMKPPPPKICGSQGGPPVTSPRVQLSDGRHLAYKEKGVPMEEAKYKIIIIHGFDSSKDLDLPVSQELIEELRIYFLLFDRAGYGESDPNPKRSVKSEAFDIQELADKLNIGSKFYLIGVSMGAYPIWSCLKYIPHRLSGASLVVPMVNYWWPCLPPSVSKQGFKRLLAQDQWSFRVAHYTPWLFYWWMTQKWFPSLSIMTGNMAIFCKQDLEMIKMLSDGPSVGQFVIGAMASKKDSYKIEKFDGSNFRFCKMQMKDYLYQQDLYLPLDEKPRTIKDEEWKVSNRKALGAVHPSLMRSNAFNVKDQYTIAGLIKLSPICTRNLLQPTRKRYGNKVFTSRCIETFWLAMANGNLTPWT